The Erigeron canadensis isolate Cc75 chromosome 4, C_canadensis_v1, whole genome shotgun sequence genome window below encodes:
- the LOC122598380 gene encoding cytochrome b561 and DOMON domain-containing protein At5g47530-like encodes MGLSPREMLLCCIILTTIFLSTYAQTCSNYAFASNRVFSACNDLPVLNSFIHYTYNPSSQTLAIAYRVTNFDSSKWVAWAINPTSQGMAGSQALVAFQQSDGFIRVYTSPITGYSTQLAEGDLSFPVSDLSAINSNNNEVIIFATLGLNGTSTLNQVWQEGQLSGNAPTAHATSGDNIRSMGTLNVLSGQSASGSGAAGTSTKTRKRSIHGVLNAISWGIMMPLGAIIARYLRVFQSADPAWFYLHVTCQTSAYVIGVTGWATGIRLGSESPGIQFTSHRVIGIILFCVATLQVIALLVRPKKEHKHRIFWNIYHHLLGYSIIVLGIINIFKGFDILNPEKKWERAYTGVIIVLAIIAAIMEVYTWCVVIRRKKDANTEKLSNGNGYDNNGANGHYPYAQRTNGRV; translated from the exons ATGGGGCTATCCCCTAGAGAGATGCTTCTGTGTTGTATTATTTTAACAACTATATTTCTATCGACCTATGCTCAAACTTGTTCTAATTATGCATTTGCAAGCAACAGGGTGTTTAGTGCTTGCAATGATCTACCCGTTTTAAACTCATTTATCCACTACACATACAACCCATCTTCTCAAACACTTGCAATCGCTTATCGAGTCACAAACTTTGATTCATCAAAGTGGGTTGCATGGGCCATTAATCCTACTTCTCAAGGTATGGCTGGCTCACAAGCACTTGTTGCCTTCCAGCAATCTGATGGGTTTATAAGAGTCTACACATCACCAATCACCGGTTACAGCACTCAGTTGGCTGAAGGGGACCTCAGTTTCCCAGTTTCTGATTTATCGGCAATTAATTCAAACAATAATGAAGTTATTATTTTTGCCACTTTGGGTCTAAATGGGACTAGTACACTGAATCAAGTTTGGCAAGAGGGTCAACTATCTGGAAATGCACCTACGGCACATGCAACATCTGGTGATAACATCAGGTCAATGGGGACTTTAAATGTTCTTTCCGGACAATCTGCAAGTGGAAGTGGGGCAGCAGGAACCAGTACGAAAACCAGGAAACGCAGT ATTCATGGTGTTCTAAATGCAATCAGTTGGGGAATAATGATGCCTCTTGGGGCTATCATTGCAAGGTATCTAAGGGTATTTCAATCAGCAGATCCTGCTTGGTTTTACCTACATGTTACGTGCCAAACTTCTGCCTACGTCATCGGTGTTACCGGATGGGCAACTGGAATTCGGCTTGGCAGCGAGTCTCCAGGCATTCAGTTCACATCTCACAGAGTCATTGGTATCATCCTATTTTGTGTAGCTACCCTCCAG GTGATTGCTTTGCTTGTAAGACCAAAGAAGGAACACAAACACAGAATATTTTGGAACATCTACCACCATTTACTAGGGTACAGCATCATTGTCTTAGGGATTATTAACATATTCAAAGGCTTTGATATTTTAAACCCTGAGAAAAAATGGGAAAGAGCCTATACTGGAGTAATCATTGTTCTAGCCATCATTGCAGCAATTATGGAAGTTTACACATGGTGTGTAGTTATAAGAAGGAAGAAGGACGCAAATACGGAGAAGTTGTCTAACGGAAATGGATATGACAATAATGGGGCGAATGGTCATTATCCATATGCTCAAAGGACTAATGGGAGGGTTTAA